TCCGAGACGAGGTCCTTCTCGTCGAAGTAGGGAACGGTGTCCGGGTCTTGCGTCATCACAGAAACGAAAACTGTAATTTGTGCTGCCACCCAAGATGTGTAAAGAATACCGAGATTGATTGATTACCAGGGCGGAACTcatcctcgaggtcatctgctgcGGCGCCGACAGTCAAAGGGGATTCCTCACCGGAGGGGAGCGTAGCGATGGTGCGCCGGAGGAAGAAGTCCGAGGGGCTGGTTGAGGCGGCGGCGGAGTTTGTGGATCTAAGTGACGGTCGCGACCGGGCGGTAATGGTGATATCTCCAGTGAGATCGCGGCTGCGTAAGCGAAGAGAGAAGCGGCCGGAATTGGCGGCCGTCCCAGCGAACCGTGAGAGCTTTAATGCGACGGACGCCATAGCAGGTCCGAGGAGGAGATTGTTTTTTGTTTGAGATGCTACGAGGAGATCGTTGGAGTTTGATATGGGTGAGGTGTGGCGGTTTCGGCTTGTAGGTTGTGTTTGGCTCTGCCGAATCGGGTACTGCTGGAGGCCAAATCTTCCTATTCTCATGCCTCGCTCGTAGAGCATTTTTTTAGGGCGTTACTACAAATCAGCATCCGCCTGTTCAGCCGTCCGATCAGCGTGCTAGGCCGTTTGACCACAACAACGCCACGGCAGCAGTACATCACGACAACTTCAACGATGTGGCATTGCAGCACTGTGCGGTGCTCCAACCATCACCGACGCCGTCCGACGAGCTCCACTGCAATTCCGGCCGGCTCCATTGCAGCCCCGGCGGAGCTCCAACGCGGCATCGACGCTCCGACGAAGCTCTATTGCAACTTCGGCGGAGCTCCAACGCAGCACCGAcactccggcgaagctccattgcaactcCGGTCGAGCTTCATTGCAGCCCCGGCAGAGCTCCGAcgctccggcgaagctccattgcaactcCGGCCGAGCTTCATTGCAGCTCCGGCAGAGCTCCGACGGCTCCGACGAAGCTGCTTTGCATCTCCGGTCGATCTTAATTGCAGCCCTGGCAGAGCTCCGACGGGCGATGGCTCCGTCGAAGCTGCTTTGCAACTCCGCCTGAACTTCACTGCAGCCGCTGATGAGCGTTGCGTTGAGAGCGCCGGCGAGCGCTCCATTGAAGCTCCGCCGCCCACGACTTGCAACTCCAGTGGCCGACGCCAAGGTTGCATCGCAGCACGGCTTCTGGGGATGAGTTGCTACGTTGCAACGCCTGCGACCGTCGAGGACGAGGGTGCGTGGCGAGCTCGCG
This window of the Triticum aestivum cultivar Chinese Spring chromosome 5D, IWGSC CS RefSeq v2.1, whole genome shotgun sequence genome carries:
- the LOC123119659 gene encoding uncharacterized protein gives rise to the protein MLYERGMRIGRFGLQQYPIRQSQTQPTSRNRHTSPISNSNDLLVASQTKNNLLLGPAMASVALKLSRFAGTAANSGRFSLRLRSRDLTGDITITARSRPSLRSTNSAAASTSPSDFFLRRTIATLPSGEESPLTVGAAADDLEDEFRPDPDTVPYFDEKDLVSDETLWALYERWCRFHRMARDHDEMTRRFGRFKFKARHVYEFNKSGRSYTKGLTQFSDLEPGEFFAPRRCPRTHRTGTRFFTNDRDEVTAICTDGCLETYEGPVWIIRNVKQT